The genome window GGTGGCGGCGACGGTGACGAGAAGCGCTCGCCGATCCCAGCGCAGCAGGTTTTGCGGCGAACTCGACTCCTGGTGTTCCGCGGGTGTGGCGAGCCAGCGCGCCAACCCGATCGGGACACCCACGGAACTGGCGACGAGCGCCCAGAGCCCGAAACCCGTTCCCGCACCGACCGAGGTGGCCAGCCCCAGCGCCAGGAAAGGGAGCGCGACGGCCATGCCGATCGCGAGACCGACCGCCAGACTCGGCACCAGCAGCCGCAGCCGAGGTGTGCTGCGCCGCGGCAGGCCGCCGTTGAGCGCGCTGAGGGCGTTGGTCACCGTGATCACGCCGAGCACGACGAAAACGATCGACAAAGTGGGAATGCTTGTTTGCGAGTCGCCCGTCCACAGCCCGCGCAACCACCCGACAACGCCGAAGTCGGTGGCGACGATCGCCGGTTCGGCGACCAGGTAACCGATCCCCAACGCGGCGGCGCTGATCGCGGACACCGCCTGCAGCAACGTCCCGATGTCTTGAGCGACGCCGGAGCAGATCGTGCGCAGCAGACGAGGGCCGGCGGCCTGCTCGTCCGCTGTTGCCGTGCGGGTCGAACGAGGCGCGGCCATGACACCGGCGATCAACCCGATGACCACACCCGGGAGAAGGAGCTGGGCGAAGGTCTTGGAAGAACCGAGGGCGAGGGCCAACGCCGGAGTGAGTGTGGCACCCAGAACGGTACCGATCACGACGATCGTCGTCGCGATCACCGCGCTCGGCACCGAACGGGAAAGCCGCCACCACTCGTAGTTGGGGTCTGCGACGCGATCTCGGAGGTGGTGGGCCAGGAAGCTCAGCCACCGCGTGCTGCGGACGCACTCACGTTCGCGGGGATAGCTCGTGGGCAGGAACTGGGTGAGCAGGTGTTGCCCGGCGGCGTCGGCCGTGGCGAACCGGGTCAGCTCCGTGGGGTCGCTGGCGGGATCCCGGTAGATCTGGCGGGCGAGGCTGATCATCAGCGGCGTCGACAGTGCGGTGGCGAGCGGTCCGCCCGGCTCCCGGCGCATCTCCGCCACCGCCCCGTCCCACCGCGGGGACTGGGCGATCTCGCGCTGGGTGAGGTAGACGGCGGCGTCGTCGACACTGACCGGTTCGATGTCGACGACTGCCGCGTGCGAGAGCAGGCTTCCACCGGCCGAGCCGCGTTCGTACTCGATGGTGCGGCAGGTGAGCACCATGTCCAAGCCGGCGCCGGCCGAGCGATCCAGGTCGGCCAACGCGTGCGGGAGCATCGACTCGGGCATCTCGTCCAGGCCGTCCAGCACCGGTAGCAGCCGCTTGCCCGCCCACAGCCCGTCGGCGCCGGTGGCGAGTTCGGGGTGGTCATCGGCGATTCTGCGGGCCACCCACGTTTCGATCGGTTCGCCGGTCGCGTCGCGGGGGTTCCGCGGCCGCCACCCGGCGATCGAGAGCAGGAGCGGCACCGGGTGGTCCCGGTGCGCCGCGGCGGCGAGCGTGTAGAGGATCGCGAGGGTCGTCTTGCCCGCGCCAGGTGCGCCCAGCACCACCAGTTGCCGGCGAGGATCGACGCGGAACGCTTCGACCAGTTCGTGGGCGAACGGAAGCTCGTCGGTGAGGTCCTGCCCCAGGGCTCCGCGCAACGGCTTCCACGGGCCGGCCACCTCGCCCCCCCCCGGCCGGCCGGCCGCCAGCGCAGCCGGACGGGGCGCGGCTGGCGCAAGCCGCGGTTGCCGACTTCGTTGCGCCACTGCGTGAACACCTTGGCCCGCACCCCCGCCAGGCTGTCCTCGAC of Amycolatopsis solani contains these proteins:
- a CDS encoding NACHT and WD40 repeat domain-containing protein, whose product is MAGPWKPLRGALGQDLTDELPFAHELVEAFRVDPRRQLVVLGAPGAGKTTLAILYTLAAAAHRDHPVPLLLSIAGWRPRNPRDATGEPIETWVARRIADDHPELATGADGLWAGKRLLPVLDGLDEMPESMLPHALADLDRSAGAGLDMVLTCRTIEYERGSAGGSLLSHAAVVDIEPVSVDDAAVYLTQREIAQSPRWDGAVAEMRREPGGPLATALSTPLMISLARQIYRDPASDPTELTRFATADAAGQHLLTQFLPTSYPRERECVRSTRWLSFLAHHLRDRVADPNYEWWRLSRSVPSAVIATTIVVIGTVLGATLTPALALALGSSKTFAQLLLPGVVIGLIAGVMAAPRSTRTATADEQAAGPRLLRTICSGVAQDIGTLLQAVSAISAAALGIGYLVAEPAIVATDFGVVGWLRGLWTGDSQTSIPTLSIVFVVLGVITVTNALSALNGGLPRRSTPRLRLLVPSLAVGLAIGMAVALPFLALGLATSVGAGTGFGLWALVASSVGVPIGLARWLATPAEHQESSSPQNLLRWDRRALLVTVAATAVFGAGATALASLTFPARDQPPLLPISLVMGVVIGGVVLIGSGAAWLTYTVARVWLAVTGRLPFRLNRFLREAHAVGVLRQTGPAYQLRHDLLTDHLADRWHPSPATAGSRPLHRWARRRWPKPPSLVVLAISIAMLASLVPAIYLANAPYRMDGPVTDGRGMALSRDGRTLAAFDSDRGSPIVRLWDVRSGRLKATLQADPRVRVIAAIVLTTNGTELTMLTGDADDGPLGGRALRGSVWRWRTEQDREARLLPGAASQESDPSVVGSSFSPDGNTAAIGRRDGSVQLWDLAGDRGVGQRIQPYGPATPAIRNLTYSVDGRSLAFLLDDGSIAVVDVTTHAVTRTLPAGTIYPADGDGLRLFGVGNGGHTLAAVDGSGVVGLWNLDSGVRVRQFDTGPGGFMSIALSTDGSTMAIGEHDGTIELSDLATGDVKGTLRPAVGGVRASFWRPDHMVFAPDDRSLAATSTGDLAQVWDTPTS